TCAGCTTTTGTTGAAGACAGTTTAACTGCCTTTCTTACCCCTGAACGATCTAAGTGATGGCGTCTTATTTCTCCTGTTTCAGGGTCTGTACTTAATTTATGTGATGGGAACAGAAACTGCCATTGTAATGACTTATTAGCACTTGGGTATTTTTTACTAAGTCGATGAGGCATCCATACACCGGCGTAAGCATCATTTTTTAAATCTAACTGTAAATATTCATCAACTTGAATTATTTGATTTCTTAGCATTGGTATTAATTCTTCAGCAAGTGTCACAATACGATTTTTATTACCCTTACCGTTCCATATGCGTATATTTTTATATTCGAAATCAATATCTTGAACTCTTATTTTTACTGCTTCCATCAGCCGTAAACCACTTCCATATAGCAGGCTTGCTATCAAATAATGTCGCTTATGTATATTTCTAAAAAGTAGCGATACCTCAGTTTGTGTAAGTACGACAGGAAGCTTCTGTTGGCGGTTACTTTTGATGAAATTTAAATCTAATGAAAGTTCATTCTTGATAATATGTTTATATAAAAAAGCAAGTGCATTTAAAGCGGTTGCTTGTGTTCTCGCTGCCACTTTTTTTGTAACTGTTAAGTGATTTAAAAATACTTCTACTTCATTATTGCCCATACTGGTAGGGTGTCGCTTATTATGAAAATGGATATAGGCAGTAATCCAAAAGACATAAGTTTCAATAGATTTTTTAGCATAA
The genomic region above belongs to Pseudoalteromonas sp. MM1 and contains:
- a CDS encoding integron integrase; amino-acid sequence: MKTKSPFLNSIIDYMYSHHYAKKSIETYVFWITAYIHFHNKRHPTSMGNNEVEVFLNHLTVTKKVAARTQATALNALAFLYKHIIKNELSLDLNFIKSNRQQKLPVVLTQTEVSLLFRNIHKRHYLIASLLYGSGLRLMEAVKIRVQDIDFEYKNIRIWNGKGNKNRIVTLAEELIPMLRNQIIQVDEYLQLDLKNDAYAGVWMPHRLSKKYPSANKSLQWQFLFPSHKLSTDPETGEIRRHHLDRSGVRKAVKLSSTKAEINKHVTPHTLRHSFATHLLQSGADIRTVQTQLGHSDVRTTQIYTHVLQQGANGVVSPFSRL